TGGTGTTTGCGTCGCGCCGGGTGGACCAGCCCGCAGCGCTGGGGAAGGTGTTCGAGCGCGGCGGGTAGCACGGCAAGGCAATCTCCACACTGTTCTTGGGGTTTCCCGGTTGACCGGAATAACCCGGTCGGCCTGAATCAAGCTCGCTTTGATCACCGTCTAGGAGGCGAAGATCCACATGAACAAGAGATTACTGCTGTCGCTTATTTTGGTCGTCGTTTTGGCCGTTCCCGTGTTCAGTGTCAGCGCGCAAGACGACGAGCCGTTCAAGGTCGCCGTCGTGATGCCGTCCACCGTCAATGACCTGGCCTTCAGCCAGAGCATGTACGACTCGCTGCTGGCCGTGCAGGAAGAAATGGGCGGCGAAGAAGCCTTCCAGTTCGTATATTCCGAGAACATGTTTGTGATTGACGACGCCGCGACCGCTATCCGTGACTACGCCAGCCAGGGCTACAATCTGGTGATCGCGCACGGCTCGCAGTACGGCTCCTCGCTGCAGGAAATCGCGCCGGACTTCCCCGACACGGCGTTTGCCTGGGGCACCACCGTCGATACGTTTGTGGACCAGGGCATTGACAACATCTTTGCCTACGAAGCGCGCGCCGAAGAGGGCGGCTATGTGAACGGCGTGATCGCGGCCATGCTCAGCGAGAGCGGCACTATCGGTGTAGTTGGCCCGATTGAAACCGGCGACGCGAAGCTGTACGTCGATGGCTTCAAGGCGGGCGTGCTGTCGGTGAACCCCGACGCGGATGTGCTCGTGAACTACATCCAGTCCTTCAGCGACCTGTCGCTGGCGGCGGCGGCTGCAGAAACCATGCTGGACGAAGGCGCGGACGTGCTGACCGGTACGGCGCAGATGGTCCCCGGCGCGATCGGCAAAGCCCAGGAAGCGGGCGCGCTGTGGTTCGGCACCCAGGCCGACCAGACCTCCCTGGCCCCCGACGTAGTCGTCGCGAATCAGGTTTATGACTGGACCGTCGTGCTCGACGAAATGATCGCCAAG
This sequence is a window from Aggregatilinea lenta. Protein-coding genes within it:
- a CDS encoding BMP family lipoprotein, whose product is MNKRLLLSLILVVVLAVPVFSVSAQDDEPFKVAVVMPSTVNDLAFSQSMYDSLLAVQEEMGGEEAFQFVYSENMFVIDDAATAIRDYASQGYNLVIAHGSQYGSSLQEIAPDFPDTAFAWGTTVDTFVDQGIDNIFAYEARAEEGGYVNGVIAAMLSESGTIGVVGPIETGDAKLYVDGFKAGVLSVNPDADVLVNYIQSFSDLSLAAAAAETMLDEGADVLTGTAQMVPGAIGKAQEAGALWFGTQADQTSLAPDVVVANQVYDWTVVLDEMIAKIQEGQMGGEAFAITLENGGELITFNEDYELPEDVLAAAEDAIDQIASGAITFSVDEEGMLNVEMGEPMMEGTAEATEAAS